In Streptobacillus canis, a genomic segment contains:
- the ileS gene encoding isoleucine--tRNA ligase, whose translation MSEENKVDYAGTLNLPKTSFKMKANLAQKEPLTIRDWGKNKIYEKSLDNEKPIFFLHDGPPYANGDLHIGHAINKVLKDIILKYKRLQGFNAPYIPGWDTHGLPIEWKMIQDLGEKAKEMSPLELRNACKKYALKSVENQKKDFVRMGILGDWDNPYITLNKDFEAEQLRVFRDIYENGYVYKGLKPVYWSPTTETALAEAEIEYKDVESDSIYVKMSLTLESNEKLGVEDASMVIWTTTPWTIPANLAISLNEEFTYGVYKTEKGNLILNKTLAERAFGEMNLSFELVKEIPGKDFERLTYTHPLYGRESMLILGDHVTEDAGTGCVHTAPGHGADDYNVAQKYGIGILSPVDNKGHMTHEAPGYEGLFYKKANSAIMADLEEKGYLLGHKKLVHSYPHDWRSKKPVIFRATEQWFIKVDGEVRENALDRLKEVEFVPSWGRNRITSMMENRPDWTISRQRVWGVPIPIFYNAKTNEVIYESEIMSRVIDLVEKEGTDIWWKYSAEEIIGEELLVKHNLKDVELRKEKSILDVWFDSGVTHRAVLRPRGYNIRPVDLYLEGSDQHRGWFQSSLLTSVASTFDAPYKKLLTHGFVMDGQGRKMSKSLGNTITPKDIIDVHGADILRLWVSSVDYREDVRISDNIIQQMADSYRKIRNTARYLLGNINDFDRKNRVAYEDMFEIDKWAMHKLEELKAKVTKHYDNYEFYSLFQEILYFCSVEMSSFYLDIIKDRLYCEYKDSVERRSAQTVLVDILDVLVRVISPVLSFTAEEIWERLEYEGKEESVHLATWVQAKPEHLNEELAKKWQILGELRKEVNKKIEKERQNGSIGLSLDARVLIKVTNDKYEFIKEYSNWDISDIFLVSQVEFTNTEELEKTDLEGFEVKVVRALGKKCERCWKYSEEVGQDPEFPDVTLRDAKVLRMLKGQ comes from the coding sequence ATGTCAGAAGAAAATAAAGTAGATTATGCAGGAACGCTTAATTTACCTAAAACAAGCTTTAAAATGAAAGCGAATCTTGCACAAAAAGAACCTTTAACTATAAGAGATTGGGGAAAAAATAAGATATATGAAAAATCATTAGACAATGAAAAACCAATATTTTTCTTACATGATGGACCACCATATGCTAATGGTGATTTACATATAGGGCACGCAATAAACAAAGTGCTTAAAGATATAATTTTAAAATATAAGAGATTACAAGGATTTAATGCACCATATATACCAGGTTGGGATACACATGGATTACCTATAGAATGGAAAATGATACAAGATTTAGGTGAAAAAGCTAAAGAAATGTCCCCTTTAGAATTAAGAAATGCTTGTAAAAAATATGCATTAAAATCTGTAGAAAATCAAAAGAAAGATTTCGTTAGAATGGGAATCTTAGGAGATTGGGATAATCCATACATAACTTTAAATAAAGATTTTGAAGCAGAACAATTAAGAGTGTTTAGAGATATATATGAAAATGGATATGTATATAAAGGGTTAAAACCAGTTTATTGGTCACCAACTACAGAAACAGCTTTAGCTGAAGCTGAAATAGAATATAAAGATGTAGAATCAGATTCAATATATGTTAAGATGAGCTTAACTCTTGAATCTAATGAAAAATTAGGTGTAGAAGATGCATCTATGGTAATATGGACAACAACTCCATGGACTATACCTGCAAACTTAGCTATATCTTTAAATGAAGAATTTACATATGGAGTTTACAAAACTGAAAAAGGTAATTTAATATTAAATAAAACTTTAGCTGAAAGAGCGTTCGGAGAAATGAACTTAAGCTTTGAATTAGTTAAAGAAATACCTGGTAAAGATTTTGAAAGATTAACATATACTCACCCACTATATGGAAGAGAATCTATGTTAATATTAGGAGATCACGTTACTGAAGATGCAGGTACAGGATGTGTACATACTGCACCAGGGCACGGGGCTGATGACTATAACGTAGCACAAAAATATGGAATAGGAATCTTATCACCAGTTGATAATAAAGGTCACATGACACATGAAGCACCAGGTTATGAAGGATTATTCTACAAAAAAGCTAATAGTGCAATAATGGCAGATCTTGAAGAAAAAGGATATTTATTAGGACATAAAAAATTAGTTCACTCATATCCACATGACTGGAGAAGTAAAAAACCAGTAATATTTAGAGCAACAGAACAATGGTTCATAAAAGTTGATGGAGAAGTTAGAGAAAATGCATTAGACAGATTAAAAGAAGTTGAATTTGTACCTTCATGGGGAAGAAATAGAATTACTTCTATGATGGAAAATAGACCTGACTGGACTATATCTAGACAAAGAGTATGGGGAGTACCAATACCAATATTCTATAATGCAAAAACTAATGAAGTAATATATGAATCAGAAATAATGTCTAGAGTAATAGACTTAGTAGAAAAAGAAGGAACTGATATTTGGTGGAAATATTCTGCTGAAGAAATCATAGGAGAAGAATTACTTGTTAAACATAACTTAAAAGATGTTGAGTTAAGAAAAGAAAAATCTATACTTGATGTTTGGTTTGATTCAGGAGTTACTCATAGAGCGGTTTTAAGACCTAGAGGATATAACATAAGACCAGTAGACTTATACTTAGAAGGATCTGACCAACATAGAGGATGGTTCCAATCATCATTACTTACTTCAGTAGCCTCTACATTTGATGCACCATACAAAAAATTATTAACACATGGATTTGTTATGGATGGTCAAGGAAGAAAAATGTCTAAATCTTTAGGAAATACAATAACTCCAAAAGATATTATAGATGTACACGGAGCAGATATCTTAAGATTATGGGTTTCAAGTGTTGATTATAGAGAAGATGTTAGAATATCTGATAATATAATACAACAAATGGCAGATTCATACAGAAAAATAAGAAATACTGCAAGATACTTATTAGGTAACATAAATGATTTTGATAGAAAAAACAGAGTAGCTTATGAAGATATGTTTGAAATAGATAAATGGGCTATGCACAAATTAGAAGAATTAAAAGCTAAAGTTACTAAACATTATGATAATTATGAATTCTATTCATTATTCCAAGAAATCCTATATTTCTGTTCAGTAGAAATGTCTTCATTCTATCTTGATATAATCAAAGATAGATTATACTGTGAATATAAAGATTCAGTAGAAAGAAGATCAGCTCAAACAGTACTTGTAGATATCTTAGATGTATTAGTAAGAGTAATATCTCCAGTATTATCATTTACTGCAGAAGAAATCTGGGAAAGACTTGAATATGAAGGAAAAGAAGAAAGCGTACACTTAGCGACATGGGTTCAAGCGAAACCTGAACACTTAAATGAAGAACTTGCTAAAAAATGGCAAATCTTAGGAGAACTTAGAAAAGAAGTTAATAAGAAAATAGAAAAAGAAAGACAAAATGGATCTATAGGATTATCACTAGATGCTAGAGTATTAATAAAAGTAACTAATGATAAATATGAATTCATTAAAGAATATTCTAACTGGGATATCTCAGATATATTCTTAGTATCACAAGTTGAATTTACAAATACAGAAGAATTAGAAAAAACTGATTTAGAAGGATTTGAAGTTAAAGTTGTTAGAGCTTTAGGTAAAAAATGTGAAAGATGTTGGAAATATTCAGAAGAAGTTGGACAAGATCCAGAATTCCCAGATGTAACATTAAGAGATGCTAAAGTATTAAGAATGTTGAAAGGACAATAA
- the lspA gene encoding signal peptidase II, translating into MQYILLTLLYVALVFGDQLTKQVMYVVSNGQIGYSIPVLGDFFKFTYIENHGGVFGLFQGHIIVFTIISSILITYILYTEWKNFLKADLIKKIAIIFIAAGATGNMFDRFFRGFVIDMIDFRGIWQFIFNVADVYIHIGIYILVLIYIFRKEK; encoded by the coding sequence ATGCAATATATTTTGCTGACTTTACTGTATGTAGCTTTAGTATTTGGAGATCAACTTACTAAACAAGTTATGTATGTAGTGTCAAATGGACAAATTGGTTATTCTATACCAGTATTAGGAGATTTCTTTAAATTTACATATATAGAAAACCATGGTGGAGTATTTGGGCTTTTCCAAGGACATATTATAGTCTTTACTATAATCAGTTCTATATTAATTACATACATCCTATATACTGAATGGAAAAACTTTTTAAAAGCAGATTTAATAAAAAAAATTGCAATAATATTTATTGCAGCAGGAGCAACAGGAAATATGTTTGACAGATTCTTTAGAGGTTTTGTTATAGATATGATAGACTTCAGAGGAATCTGGCAATTCATATTTAACGTTGCCGATGTATATATACACATAGGAATATATATACTTGTATTAATATATATATTTAGAAAAGAAAAATAA
- the glyQ gene encoding glycine--tRNA ligase subunit alpha, translating to MYFQDIILTLQKYWSEQGCIISNPYDVETGAGTFNPDTFLMSLGPEPWNVAYVEPSRRPKDGRYGQNPNRVYQHHQFQVIMKPSPDNIQELYLKSLEALGIDVKNHDIRFVEDNWESPTLGAWGLGWEVWLDGMEITQFTYFQQVGGIEVDITPSEITYGLERIALYLQNKENVYDLEWTKGVKYGERRFQYEYEMSKYSFEVSDSAMNFTLFDMYEKEANNCINHKLVLPAYDYVLKCSHTFNNLDARGAISTTERMSYILRVRDLAKKCAEIFVKTREELGHPLLKKGGDK from the coding sequence ATGTATTTTCAGGATATAATACTAACACTACAAAAATATTGGAGTGAACAAGGTTGTATAATAAGTAACCCATATGACGTAGAAACTGGAGCTGGAACATTTAATCCAGACACTTTCTTAATGTCACTTGGACCAGAACCATGGAATGTTGCTTATGTTGAACCATCAAGAAGACCTAAAGATGGAAGATATGGACAAAATCCAAATAGAGTGTATCAACATCATCAGTTTCAAGTAATAATGAAACCATCACCAGATAATATACAGGAACTTTACTTAAAGAGTTTAGAAGCTTTAGGTATAGATGTTAAAAATCATGATATAAGATTTGTTGAGGATAACTGGGAATCTCCAACTCTAGGAGCTTGGGGACTTGGTTGGGAAGTATGGTTAGATGGTATGGAAATTACACAATTTACTTACTTCCAACAAGTAGGAGGAATAGAAGTAGATATTACTCCATCTGAAATTACTTATGGACTTGAAAGAATAGCCCTATACTTACAAAATAAAGAAAATGTTTATGATTTAGAGTGGACTAAAGGTGTTAAATATGGTGAAAGAAGATTCCAATACGAATATGAAATGAGTAAATATAGTTTTGAAGTAAGTGATTCAGCTATGAACTTTACTCTATTTGATATGTATGAAAAAGAAGCTAATAACTGTATTAACCATAAATTAGTACTACCTGCATATGACTATGTATTAAAATGTTCACATACATTTAATAATCTTGATGCAAGAGGAGCTATTTCTACTACAGAAAGAATGTCATACATTTTAAGAGTTAGAGATTTAGCTAAAAAATGTGCTGAAATATTTGTTAAAACTCGTGAAGAGTTAGGACATCCACTTTTAAAAAAAGGGGGAGATAAATAA
- the glyS gene encoding glycine--tRNA ligase subunit beta, producing the protein MRFLFEIGVEELPSRYVDKASDDLLEIFKKELTEARIEFSGEKKFNSPRRMAIYFENIADMQKDFYEKKTGPSTTVAYKDGVLTKAALGFLNSQNLTEEDLKIEKTDKGEYIYVEKNLKGVETIKVLPELMENAIKSLDFDKTMKWSDRTFRFARPIKWIVATLDDKVVDFSFEGIHAGNVSRGMRLFGSQEVLISDSRNYEKALLKEFVVVDPVKRREMILESVKNNCENDGDKVIINKYLLDEVVNLVEYPYAIKGEFNKDYLELPEDIITITMETHQRYFPVKSSDGKLTNKFVLVRNAPEYSELVKKGNEKVIEPRLADAKFFFDEDLKVKLADNVEKLKNVTFQKDMGTIFEKMERSQKIAKYLIEKLNLGNAEDILRTIFLSKADLVSNVINEKEFTKLQGFMGSVYAEKEGEKAEVAKGIFEHYLPRFQGDILPETIEGTIASIADKLDTLVGAFSVNLIPTSSKDPYALRRATNGLLLTAFNKGLNIDYVELVNKALEIFGSDKKILNENAKENILEFVKQRLEGILATDFSKNLISYQINNVTSIMDLKERLTTLAGLEKGENFEILINLIKRLKNISKEVSSSVDTSLFENEEEKSLYLLSQNLSGEFKDIDMLLDKKDVINNFFEKVIINVKEEAVKNNRIALINEVLSKVNKLIQV; encoded by the coding sequence ATGAGATTTCTATTTGAAATAGGAGTTGAAGAACTACCTTCAAGATATGTTGATAAAGCTAGTGATGATTTACTAGAAATATTCAAAAAAGAATTAACTGAAGCAAGAATAGAATTTTCTGGAGAAAAGAAATTTAATTCTCCAAGAAGAATGGCAATATATTTTGAAAATATTGCTGATATGCAAAAAGACTTTTATGAAAAGAAAACTGGTCCATCTACAACAGTAGCATATAAAGATGGAGTATTAACTAAAGCTGCACTTGGATTTTTAAATTCTCAAAATTTAACTGAAGAAGATTTAAAAATAGAAAAAACAGATAAAGGTGAATACATTTATGTTGAGAAAAACCTAAAAGGTGTAGAAACTATAAAAGTATTACCAGAATTAATGGAAAATGCTATTAAATCACTTGATTTTGATAAAACTATGAAATGGAGTGATAGAACATTTAGATTTGCAAGACCTATTAAATGGATAGTTGCAACTTTAGATGATAAAGTAGTAGATTTCTCTTTTGAAGGAATACATGCAGGTAATGTTTCAAGAGGAATGAGACTATTTGGAAGTCAAGAAGTATTAATTTCTGATAGTAGAAATTATGAAAAAGCATTATTAAAAGAATTTGTAGTAGTAGATCCAGTTAAAAGACGTGAAATGATACTTGAAAGTGTTAAAAATAACTGTGAAAATGATGGAGATAAAGTAATAATTAATAAATATCTTTTAGATGAAGTAGTAAACCTTGTTGAATATCCTTATGCAATTAAAGGTGAATTTAATAAAGATTATTTAGAATTACCTGAAGACATCATTACTATAACTATGGAAACACACCAAAGATATTTCCCAGTTAAGAGTTCAGATGGTAAATTAACTAACAAATTTGTACTTGTTAGAAATGCTCCTGAATATTCAGAACTAGTTAAAAAAGGAAATGAAAAAGTTATAGAACCAAGACTTGCAGATGCTAAATTCTTCTTTGATGAAGATTTAAAAGTTAAACTTGCAGATAACGTAGAAAAACTTAAAAACGTAACGTTCCAAAAAGATATGGGAACTATATTTGAAAAAATGGAAAGAAGTCAAAAGATTGCTAAATATTTAATTGAAAAATTAAATTTAGGAAATGCTGAAGATATCTTAAGAACTATATTCTTATCTAAAGCAGATCTTGTAAGTAATGTAATTAATGAAAAAGAATTTACTAAACTACAAGGATTTATGGGTTCAGTTTATGCTGAAAAAGAAGGAGAAAAAGCAGAAGTTGCTAAGGGTATTTTTGAACACTACTTACCTAGATTCCAAGGAGATATCTTGCCTGAAACTATAGAAGGAACTATAGCTTCTATAGCAGATAAATTAGATACTTTAGTTGGAGCTTTCTCTGTAAACTTAATACCTACAAGTTCTAAAGATCCATATGCTTTAAGACGTGCTACTAATGGATTACTATTAACAGCATTCAATAAAGGATTAAATATTGATTATGTAGAATTAGTAAACAAAGCTCTAGAAATATTTGGAAGTGACAAGAAAATATTAAATGAAAATGCTAAAGAAAATATTTTAGAATTTGTTAAACAAAGACTAGAAGGTATATTAGCAACAGACTTTAGTAAGAACTTAATTTCTTATCAAATTAATAATGTTACATCAATTATGGATTTAAAAGAAAGATTAACTACACTTGCAGGACTTGAAAAAGGTGAAAACTTTGAAATATTAATTAACCTAATTAAGAGATTAAAAAATATTTCTAAAGAAGTAAGTTCATCAGTAGATACTTCTTTATTTGAAAATGAAGAAGAAAAATCCCTATATTTATTATCTCAAAATTTAAGTGGAGAGTTTAAAGATATAGATATGCTACTTGATAAAAAAGATGTAATTAATAACTTCTTTGAAAAAGTAATAATTAATGTTAAAGAAGAGGCTGTAAAAAATAATAGAATAGCCTTAATAAATGAAGTTTTAAGTAAAGTAAATAAACTAATACAAGTATAA
- the ruvB gene encoding Holliday junction branch migration DNA helicase RuvB has product MLEDYEISNEINSLRPQLFKDYIGQEDLKETLSISIKAAKIRQEALDHILLFGPPGLGKTTMATVIANEMGTNIKITSGPVLEKAGDLVSILTTLEDGDVLFIDEIHRLSTNIEEILYSAMEDFKVDIMLGKGHGATSYRVELKRFTLIGATTMAGKLSKPFKDRFGIQHRMNFYTTEELMKIISRSASILGVECVENSLRDIALRSRGTPRLANRVLKRSRDYATVNGNGIINDEIMREVIRILKVDERGLDEMDRSLLRAIIVNYGGGPVGVETLATHLGEDRKTIEEVYEPYLIQLGLLKVSLRGREVTDLAYSHMGLEKR; this is encoded by the coding sequence ATGTTAGAAGATTATGAAATAAGTAATGAGATAAATTCTTTAAGACCACAGCTATTTAAAGACTATATAGGTCAAGAAGATTTGAAAGAGACTCTAAGTATCTCAATAAAAGCAGCTAAAATTAGACAGGAGGCATTAGATCACATTCTTTTATTTGGGCCTCCAGGTTTAGGTAAAACTACTATGGCTACTGTAATTGCTAATGAAATGGGGACTAATATTAAAATTACATCTGGACCAGTTTTAGAAAAAGCTGGAGATTTAGTATCTATACTTACTACACTAGAAGATGGAGATGTCCTATTCATAGACGAAATACATAGATTAAGTACTAATATAGAAGAAATACTTTATTCAGCTATGGAAGATTTTAAAGTAGATATAATGCTTGGGAAAGGGCATGGTGCTACTAGTTATAGGGTAGAACTTAAAAGATTTACTTTAATAGGAGCTACTACTATGGCAGGAAAGCTTTCAAAACCATTTAAAGATAGATTTGGAATACAACATAGAATGAATTTCTACACTACAGAAGAATTAATGAAAATAATTTCAAGATCTGCAAGTATTTTAGGAGTTGAATGTGTAGAAAATTCTTTAAGAGATATAGCTTTAAGAAGTAGAGGAACACCAAGACTAGCAAATAGAGTATTAAAAAGATCTAGAGATTATGCTACTGTAAATGGTAATGGTATTATAAACGATGAAATAATGAGAGAAGTAATTAGAATACTTAAAGTAGATGAAAGAGGTCTTGATGAGATGGATAGAAGTCTACTTAGAGCAATAATAGTAAACTATGGTGGAGGACCAGTAGGAGTAGAAACTCTAGCAACTCATTTAGGCGAAGATAGAAAGACCATAGAAGAAGTATATGAACCATATTTAATACAGCTTGGATTACTAAAAGTAAGTCTTAGAGGTAGGGAAGTAACAGATTTAGCCTATAGCCATATGGGACTTGAAAAGAGGTAG
- a CDS encoding RsmE family RNA methyltransferase, which yields MLTVIADKVMGDIVEISEVTEINHIKNVFRLKENDEVRVIDFEYEYKGIIKEINKKNILISISYKKEDIYSLPFNLDLAIGLLKNEKMKLLIQKLTELGIRNIIPLKTERVVVKINEKKEKWDLVVRESMKQCRAIKKTNVEILNEIERIKYENYDKIIYGYESSESSLNLKDVIKKEDENILLIIGPEGGFALEEVEFLKSRGAIEISLGKRILRAETAAIVLAGSIINIKE from the coding sequence ATGTTAACAGTAATAGCAGATAAAGTTATGGGAGATATTGTAGAGATATCTGAAGTAACTGAAATAAATCATATTAAAAATGTATTTAGATTAAAAGAAAATGATGAAGTAAGAGTTATAGATTTTGAATATGAGTATAAAGGAATAATAAAGGAAATTAATAAAAAAAATATATTAATTAGTATATCTTATAAAAAAGAAGATATTTATTCTTTACCTTTTAACTTAGATTTAGCTATAGGATTACTTAAGAATGAAAAAATGAAGCTATTAATACAAAAATTAACAGAATTAGGTATTAGAAACATTATTCCATTAAAGACAGAAAGAGTAGTTGTTAAAATCAATGAAAAGAAGGAAAAATGGGATTTAGTAGTTAGAGAAAGCATGAAACAATGTAGAGCTATAAAAAAAACTAACGTAGAAATACTTAATGAAATTGAAAGAATAAAATATGAAAACTATGATAAAATTATATATGGATATGAAAGTAGTGAATCTTCACTTAATTTAAAAGATGTAATTAAGAAGGAAGATGAAAACATACTATTAATAATAGGACCTGAAGGTGGGTTTGCACTTGAAGAAGTGGAATTTTTAAAATCTCGTGGTGCTATTGAAATTAGTTTAGGTAAAAGAATACTTAGAGCAGAGACTGCAGCTATAGTCCTTGCAGGAAGTATAATAAATATAAAAGAGTAA
- a CDS encoding LytR C-terminal domain-containing protein — protein MKKNLTIFLILLALVSCGTKTMTEIEGNKIVRVDNTYYLHYNDTVIKLTEDTYITKDKKVGDYFKGSFFSNEEDDFLVDLKKYFPHGFNGIQEGEAPKSFSEMPLLSLGEKKIIDAIALSKDLSSKNPDLLIAKDETKDEEKKEENKAEVKEVNLTGKKLAILNANGIDGYARRLGESLKATLGVEALSENYGKSENLTYVINHKLSPEELDKLVNTLNIKYIKVQNNPDLKADQDVVLITGNDANVNYAIEILSKGGLKDVENMLTGYTVTTKTEAKYNNEDIKDETIIMYNPEDVFIAKKVLGLLPNATLKENASISGKLIITTK, from the coding sequence ATGAAAAAGAATTTAACAATATTTTTAATATTATTAGCATTAGTTTCTTGTGGAACTAAAACAATGACAGAAATAGAAGGAAATAAAATAGTAAGAGTAGATAATACATATTACTTACACTATAACGATACAGTTATTAAATTAACTGAAGATACATATATTACAAAAGACAAAAAAGTTGGAGATTACTTCAAAGGCTCATTCTTTAGTAATGAAGAAGATGATTTCTTAGTTGATTTAAAGAAATACTTCCCACATGGATTTAATGGAATACAAGAAGGAGAAGCTCCAAAGAGCTTTTCTGAAATGCCGTTATTATCTTTAGGAGAAAAGAAAATAATAGATGCAATAGCATTATCAAAAGATTTATCAAGCAAAAATCCAGATCTTTTAATTGCTAAAGATGAAACTAAAGATGAAGAGAAAAAAGAAGAAAATAAAGCTGAAGTTAAAGAAGTTAATTTAACTGGTAAAAAATTAGCCATATTAAATGCTAATGGTATAGATGGTTATGCAAGAAGATTAGGAGAGAGCTTAAAAGCAACTTTAGGAGTAGAAGCTTTATCTGAAAATTATGGTAAATCAGAAAACTTAACTTATGTAATTAACCATAAATTAAGTCCTGAAGAATTAGATAAATTAGTAAATACTTTAAATATTAAATATATTAAAGTGCAAAACAATCCAGATTTAAAAGCAGATCAAGATGTAGTATTAATTACAGGTAATGATGCAAATGTTAACTATGCTATAGAAATCTTATCTAAAGGTGGATTAAAAGATGTAGAAAATATGTTAACAGGATATACTGTAACAACTAAAACTGAAGCTAAATACAATAATGAAGATATTAAAGATGAAACTATTATCATGTATAATCCAGAAGATGTATTTATAGCTAAAAAAGTATTAGGATTATTACCTAATGCAACATTAAAAGAAAATGCAAGCATAAGTGGAAAATTAATAATAACAACTAAATAA
- the rsfS gene encoding ribosome silencing factor produces the protein MEDIVKVVIDAIEDKKGLDIKVYDLRGKSPFFDYSILCTGSSTRNVDAIVQELKKAMPVVKGIEGQEEANWVLIDGGDVLVSVFTRDARNYYKLDEFYESV, from the coding sequence ATGGAAGACATAGTAAAAGTAGTAATAGATGCAATAGAAGATAAAAAAGGACTAGATATTAAAGTTTATGATTTAAGAGGAAAATCACCTTTCTTTGATTACTCTATACTTTGTACAGGATCATCAACTAGAAACGTTGATGCTATAGTTCAAGAATTAAAGAAAGCTATGCCAGTAGTTAAAGGTATAGAAGGACAAGAAGAAGCAAACTGGGTATTAATTGATGGTGGAGATGTACTTGTAAGCGTATTTACAAGAGATGCTAGAAATTATTACAAATTAGACGAATTTTATGAAAGTGTTTAA